The following are encoded in a window of Manihot esculenta cultivar AM560-2 chromosome 8, M.esculenta_v8, whole genome shotgun sequence genomic DNA:
- the LOC110621087 gene encoding apyrase 2, with amino-acid sequence MKRPVPRHESVSDKIHRHRGVLLVISIPLLLIAFVLFVVPSRSPAAVLDEYELNSRKMSPNLKDAKRYAVIFDAGSSGSRVHVYCFDRNMDLVPIGKDLELFVQIKPGLSAYASDPQAAANSLHSLLDKAESVVPKELRSKTPVRVGATAGLRALGAEASERILDAVRTLMKDRSTLKSEADGVTVLDGSQEGSYEWVTINYLLGKLSGSYSDTVGVVDLGGGSVQMAYAISKMDAEKAPRVSDGEDSYIKEMRLMGSDYYLYVHSYLHYGLLAARAEILKVSEGSDNACILAGYDGVYKYGGVEYKASAAASGSSFEGCRSLALKALRVNDSACTHMKCTFGGVWNGGGGDGQKNLFVASFFFDRAAEAGFIDPALPVAQVNPSDFKEAAKRACETKLEDAKSAYQRVEEGNLPYLCMDLVYQYTLLVDGFALEPWQDITLVKKVKYRDSLVEAAWPLGSAIEAVSTSP; translated from the exons ATGAAGCGCCCGGTGCCGCGGCATGAGTCTGTTTCTGACAAGATCCATAGGCACCGGGGTGTTCTCTTGGTCATTTCGATCCCGCTCCTCTTGATCGCATTTGTCTTGTTTGTCGTGCCGAGTCGTTCCCCGGCGGCCGTCTTGGATGAGTACGAACTTAATAGCCGGAAAATGTCGCCGAATTTGAAAGATGCCAAGAGATACGCGGTTATTTTTGATGCGGGAAGCTCGGGGAGTAGAGTGCATGTCTATTGTTTTGATCGAAATATGGATCTTGTTCCCATTGGGAAAGATCTCGAGCTTTTTGTTCAG ATTAAACCAGGTTTGAGTGCATATGCAAGTGACCCACAGGCTGCAGCTAATTCTCTTCATTCGTTGCTTGATAAAGCAGAAAGTGTAGTGCCCAAGGAGCTAAGATCGAAGACTCCTGTCAGGGTTGGG GCTACTGCAGGCTTGAGGGCATTGGGTGCTGAGGCATCTGAGAGAATTTTGGATGCA GTGAGGACTCTTATGAAAGACAGGAGTACCCTGAAATCTGAGGCAGATGGAGTAACTGTTCTGGATGGTTCTCAAGAAGGTTCTTATGAATGG GTTACAATAAACTACCTATTAGGAAAATTGAGCGGATCATATTCTGATACAGTTGGAGTGGTTGATCTTGGTGGAGGATCTGTTCAAATGGCATATGCTATCTCAAAGATGGACGCTGAAAAGGCTCCAAGGGTATCAGATGGAGAGGATTCATATATAAAAGAAATGCGTCTGATGGGTTCTGACTATTACCTCTATGTTCACAG TTACCTTCACTATGGTTTATTAGCAGCTCGAGCAGAAATTTTAAAGGTTTCTGAAGGCTCTGATAATGCATGTATCTTGGCTGGTTATGATG GGGTTTATAAATACGGAGGAGTGGAGTATAAAGCATCAGCTGCTGCTTCTGGTTCAAGTTTTGAAGGATGCAGGAGTCTTGCTTTGAAGGCTCTCAGAGTTAATGATTCAGCATGCACGCATATGAAATGCACATTTGGTGGAGTATGGAATGGTGGAGGCGGGGATGGACAAAAAAATTTGTTTGTTGCTTCATTTTTTTTCGATAGGGCTGCTGAG GCTGGTTTTATTGATCCCGCTCTACCTGTTGCGCAAGTTAATCCCTCTGATTTTAAGGAGGCAGCTAAGCGCGCTTGTGAAACTAAACTTGAGGATGCAAAATCTGCATATCAACGTGTCGAGGAGGGTAACTTGCCATACTTGTGTATGGATCTTGTCTACCAGTACACATTGCTTGTAGATGGATTTG CTCTTGAACCTTGGCAAGATATTACATTGGTGAAGAAGGTAAAGTACAGGGATTCCCTTGTTGAAGCTGCATGGCCACTGGGCAGTGCCATAGAGGCCGTGTCAACATCACCGTGA
- the LOC110621290 gene encoding NAC transcription factor 47, whose product MKNPQSSLPPGFRFHPTDEELILHYLKKKIASTPFPVSIIADVDIYKFDPWDLPAKAAFGEKEWYFFSPRDRKYPNGARPNRAAASGYWKATGTDKVIAASSAIRGGAGVGSVQENIGVKKALVFYKGRPPKGIKTNWIMHEYRLTDAPAYNVKPIKPKDSSSSAMRLDDWVLCRIYKKTHASSPSAAAAAAAAASDHDQEEEEEEEQLVQETLVPSLKNPPSNKSLMPQKSSSFSNLLDAMDYSILRSFLSDNQLHPTGYDSTPAPVPVGAIPDQPFFNNCNPLINSSSSSSFLIQKPTQLSDPIPNMENKLKRPLPTIDEDMNPHPSKKFINCCSFTNSTTQTDMAHQLNFLNPPFLNTSNYF is encoded by the exons ATGAAGAACCCACAATCAAGCTTGCCACCAGGTTTCAGATTCCACCCCACAGATGAGGAGCTCATCCTCCATTACCTAAAGAAAAAGATTGCTTCCACACCTTTCCCAGTTTCCATCATTGCAGATGTTGATATCTACAAGTTTGATCCATGGGACTTACCAG CTAAGGCTGCATTTGGAGAGAAAGAATGGTACTTTTTCAGTCCTAGAGATCGAAAGTATCCCAATGGAGCTAGGCCTAACAGAGCTGCAGCTTCAGGGTATTGGAAAGCAACTGGAACAGACAAGGTAATTGCAGCATCATCAGCAATCCGTGGAGGTGCTGGTGTAGGATCAGTTCAAGAGAATATTGGTGTTAAGAAAGCTCTTGTCTTCTACAAGGGAAGGCCTCCCAAAGGAATCAAGACTAATTGGATTATGCATGAATATCGCCTAACTGATGCCCCTGCCTACAACGTCAAGCCAATCAAGCCTAAAGATTCATCCTCTTCTGCAATGAGG CTTGATGACTGGGTTCTTTGCCGGATCTACAAGAAAACACATGCTTCGTCCCcgtcagcagcagcagcagcagcagcagctgcaAGTGATCATgatcaagaagaagaagaagaagaagaacagcTTGTTCAAGAAACCCTCGTACCAAGCTTGAAGAATCCTCCAAGCAACAAATCTCTGATGCCTCAGAAATCTTCTTCATTCTCCAACCTACTGGATGCCATGGATTATTCTATTCTGCGGAGTTTCCTGTCAGATAACCAGTTGCATCCAACCGGGTATGATTCAACTCCAGCACCAGTTCCCGTTGGTGCAATACCTGATCAACCTTTCTTCAACAACTGCAATCCTCTAATCAATAGCAGCAGTAGTAGCAGCTTCTTGATTCAAAAGCCAACCCAGTTGAGTGATCCAATACCAAACATGGAAAACAAGCTCAAACGCCCACTTCCTACCATTGATGAGGATATGAATCCTCACCCATCAAAGAAATTCATTAACTGTTGCAGTTTCACAAACAGCACAACCCAAACTGATATGGCTCATCAACTCAATTTCCTAAACCCGCCATTCTTGAACACCAGCAATTACTTTTGA